A single window of Eleginops maclovinus isolate JMC-PN-2008 ecotype Puerto Natales chromosome 19, JC_Emac_rtc_rv5, whole genome shotgun sequence DNA harbors:
- the LOC134881186 gene encoding neutral cholesterol ester hydrolase 1-like: protein MRLLPATVTLSLTVAIAYYVYIPLPDSIQEPWRLMMLDAGFRTTMHLASLKAWLGFDHYIKSIRQSSEGFDGMMQGLDRSESEGGVMLGVKVSDITFAGVPVRVYEPPAGGEGHLRRGLMYIHGGGWALGSTKKGSYDLINRMLSDELNTVVVSVEYRLYPEVHFPVPYLDCLAAAKHFLSPEILARYAIDPERIAVAGDSAGGNLAAAVAQEISTDDTMSVKFSVQVLIYPVLQALDFNTPSYLQNQNIPILYRPLMVRFWLQYFGADVSLLPQLLANNHSSLHHSNITPELRARVDWTVLLPSKHKKNYKPLVVEKGSQGAAKEVPGLLDVRASPLLAGPEVLAKTPRAYFLTCEHDVLRDDGLMYARRLQDSGVTVTIDHYEDGFHGCFSFITWPLEFDVGKRAVRGYLDWLQNNL, encoded by the exons atgaggCTGCTGCCAGCTACTGTTACACTGTCACTAACCGTGGCAATCGCTTACTATGTTTACATCCCGCTGCCTGATTCCATCCAGGAGCCCTGGAGGCTGATGATGCTGGATGCTGGTTTCCGAACAACGATGCACCTG GCCTCTTTAAAAGCTTGGCTAGGCTTTGATCATTACATCAAGTCCATCAGGCAGTCGTCAGAAGGTTTTGATGGCATGATGCAGGGGCTGGACAGATCTGAGTCTGAAGGAGGGGTCATGCTCGGGGTTAAAGTCAGCGACATCACGTTCGCCGGCGTCCCTGTCCGTGTGTACGAGCCCCCCGCTGGAGGGGAGGGTCATCTGAGGAGAGGGTTGATGTATATCCACGGAGGAGGCTGGGCCCTCGGCAGTACCA AGAAGGGGTCATATGATCTAATCAACCGGATGTTGTCGGACGAGCTCAACACCGTTGTGGTCTCTGTTGA gtatcGTCTGTATCCAGAGGTGCATTTCCCAGTGCCATATTTAGACTGCCTCGCTGCTGCcaaacacttcctgtctccagAGATTCTGGCCCGGTATGCTATCGACCCGGAGCGCATAGCTGTGGCCGGCGACAGTGCCGGGGGAAACCTGGCTGCTGCGGTCGCTCAGGAG ATTTCAACAGATGACACTATGAGTGTGAAATTCAGCGTCCAGGTGTTGATCTACCCCGTGCTCCAGGCTCTGGACTTCAACACGCCGTCCTACCTGCAGAACCAAAACATTCCCATCCTCTACCGGCCCCTCATGGTCCGCTTCTGGCTGCAGTACTTCGGTGCTGATGTGTCCCTGCTGCCCCAGCTGCTGGCGAACAACCACAGCTCCTTACACCACTCAAACATCACTCCAGAGCTGCGGGCGCGGGTAGACTGGACCGTCCTTCTGCCCTCGAAACACAAAAAGAACTACAAGCCTTTGGTTGTGGAGAAAGGTTCACAGGGAGCGGCAAAGGAGGTGCCGGGGCTCCTGGATGTGAGGGCGTCTCCGCTGTTAGCAGGACCCGAGGTTTTGGCTAAAACCCCCCGAGCGTACTTCCTAACATGCGAGCATGACGTGTTGAGGGACGATGGTTTGATGTACGCACGGCGCTTACAGGACTCGGGCGTCACGGTCACCATCGATCACTATGAGGACGGCTTCCACGGGTGTTTCAGCTTCATTACCTGGCCGCTGGAATTTGATGTAGGGAAGAGAGCAGTCAGAGGTTACCTCGACTGGCTGCAGAACAActtgtga
- the LOC134881187 gene encoding tumor necrosis factor ligand superfamily member 10-like — translation MAVSVSLQSLGLILLAAILLQTIAVSVSFVYFNKVLSTMQESFSRSSVSCLINANLHSEAEDSGEDKKSDPCWQVLKQLHYRIEKTMADRFQKEISTAMTNKLTGVLPFLSPGVPLPKVAAHVTGVLSSTEPSNADGPRSSRGYLGERIRAWEGQRGLSFLQNMELKGGELLVPRAGLYYIYGQTYFRLPSTAETEGEAKEEGAQLIQYIYKKMSSYTVPILLMKSSRSVCWPRGPEPGLFSLHQAGTAFLQPADRLFITVSNASTMEMDGRASYFGAFLVG, via the exons AtggctgtttctgtttctctccagAGTCTGGGGCTCATCCTGCTCGCAGCAATCCTCCTGCAGACCATTGCGGTTTCGGTCAGTTTTGTCTACTTTAACAAAGTCCTGAGCACG ATGCAAGAGAGTTTCTCCCGCAGTAGCGTTTCCTGTCTGATTAACGCAAATCTGCACTCAGAGGCCGAAGATTCAGGGGAGGACAAGAAGAGCGACCCCTGCTGGCAAGTGTTGAAACAGCTCCACTACCGCATAGAGAag acgATGGCTGACAGATTCCAGAAGGAGATATCTACAGCCATGACAA ATAAGCTAACAGGAGTGTTGCCATTCCTGAGCCCAGGGGTCCCTCTCCCTAAAGTTGCTGCCCATGTGACCGGTGTCCTCTCATCCACAGAGCCTTCAAATGCAGATG GCCCACGGAGCAGCAGAGGGTACCTGGGAGAGCGCATCAGAGCGTGGGAGGGACAGAGGGGTTTGTCCTTCCTGCAGAACATGGAGCTGAAGGGGGGAGAGCTGCTGGTTCCCCGAGCAGGCCTCTACTACATCTACGGCCAGACGTACTTCAGACTGCCCTCCACAgctgagacagagggggaggcaAAGGAAGAAGGAGCACAGCTTATCCAGTATATCTACAAGAAG ATGAGTTCCTACACGGTGCCAATCCTGCTGATGAAGTCGTCCCGGAGTGTCTGCTGGCCTCGAGGCCCAGAGCCTGGTCTCTTCTCTCTGCATCAGGCTGGTACCGCCTTCCTACAGCCCGCAGACCGCCTCTTCATCACGGTTAGCAACGCCAGCACCATGGAGATGGACGGGAGGGCAAGCTACTTTGGGGCCTTCCTTGTGGGATAA
- the pccb gene encoding propionyl-CoA carboxylase beta chain, mitochondrial isoform X2 — protein MAALSVARMSCGLLNGFRTSFRSLTPLKHGAVATAILHTSLHPDCRRYSVSHLSVKERIDKKRAAALVGGGQQRIDAQHKRGKLTARERVELLLDPESFVETDMFVEHRCSDFGMEQDRNKFPGDSVVTGHGRINGRLVYVFSQDFTVFGGSLSGAHAQKICKIMDQAMTVGAPVIGLNDSGGARIQEGVESLAGYADIFLRNVLASGVVPQISLIMGPCAGGAVYSPALTDFTFMVKDTSYLFITGPDVVKSVTNEDVTQEELGGAKTHTTVSGVAHRAFEDDVEALLNMREFFNFLPLSNQDPAPIRECHDSSNRLVHSLDTIVPFETTKAYDMLDIIQAIVDESDFFEIMPNYAKNIVVGFARMNGRTVGIVGNQPKVASGCLDINSSVKGARFVRFCDAFNIPIITFVDVPGFLPGTAQEYGGIIRHGAKLLYAFAEATVPKITIITRKAYGGAYDVMSSKHLRGDMNYAWPTAEVAVMGAKGAVQIIFRGKENQAEAEAEYVEKFANPFPAAVRGFVDDIIEPATTRKKICRDLEVLASKKQSNPWKKHANIPL, from the exons ATGGCGGCTCTCAGTGTGGCTCGAATGAGCTGCGGTCTGTTAAACGGGTTTAGGACATCTTTCAGGAGTTTGACTCCCCTTAAACATGGCGCAGTCGCTACTGCAATACTGCATACGAGCCTGCACCCGGACTGCCGGCGGTATTCTGTCAGCCACCTGTCCGTTAAGGAGAGGATTGACAAGAAACGCGCGGCGGCGCTGGTCGGGGGAGGTCAACAGAGAATAGACGCACAACACAAAAGG GGTAAGCTAACAGCCAGGGAGCGAGTGGAGCTTCTGCTGGACCCTGAGTCCTTTGTGGAGACGGACATGTTCGTGGAGCATCGCTGCTCTGACTTCGGCATGGAGCAGGATAGGAACAAG TTCCCCGGTGACAGCGTGGTGACGGGCCATGGCAGGATCAATGGCAGGCTGGTTTATGTATTCAGTCAG gACTTCACAGTGTTTGGTGGCAGTTTGTCTGGAGCCCATGCACAGAAGATTTGTAAG ATTATGGACCAGGCCATGACAGTTGGAGCGCCGGTCATCGGGTTGAACGACTCTGGAGGAGCTCGGATCCAGGAAGGAGTGGAGTCTCTGGCCGGATATGCAGATATATTCCTG AGGAATGTGCTGGCTTCAGGAGTCGTGCCTCAGATCTCTCTCATCATGGGGCCCTGTGCAGGAGGAGCCGTCTACTCCCCCGCCCTGACAGACTTCACTTTCATGGTTAAG gaCACATCATACCTGTTCATCACTGGACCTGATGTAGTGAAATCTGTCACCAATGAAGACGTGACCCAAGAGGAGCTTGGAGGAGCCAAAACTCACACCACCGTGTCCG GAGTGGCTCACCGTGCTTTTGAGGATGACGTTGAAGCGTTGCTCAACATGCGAGAGTTCTTCAACTTCTTGCCGCTCAGCAATCAGGATCCCGCCCCCATCAGGGAGTGCCACGACAGCAG CAATCGTCTTGTACATTCGTTGGACACCATCGTCCCGTTTGAGACAACTAAAGCCTACGACATGTTGGACATCATTCAGGCg ATAGTGGATGAGAGCGACTTCTTTGAGATCATGCCCAACTACGCCAAGAACATCGTGGTGGGATTTGCCCGCATGAACGGACGCACTGTAGGCATTGTGGGTAACCAGCCTAAAGTAGCTTCTG GCTGTCTGGACATCAACTCCTCAGTGAAGGGAGCGCGCTTTGTACGCTTCTGTGACGCTTTCAATATTCCCATCATCACCTTTGTGGATGTGCCGGGCTTCCTGCCAG GAACCGCTCAGGAGTACGGAGGCATCATCAGACACGGAGCCAAACTGCTGTACGCCTTTGCTGAGGCCACCGTCCCCAAAATAACCATCATCACCAGAAAG GCTTACGGAGGAGCCTATGACGTGATGAGCTCCAAACACTTGAGAGGAGACATGAACTACGCCTGGCCCACAGCTGAGGTCGCTGTCATGGGTGCCAAG ggtGCTGTCCAGATTATCTTCAGAGGAAAGGAGAACCAGGCGGAGGCAGAGGCTGAATACGTGGAGAAGTTCGCCAACCCtttcccagctgcagtccgAG GTTTCGTGGATGACATAATTGAGCCGGCGACAACTCGCAAGAAGATCTGCAGAGATCTGGAGGTGCTGGCCAGCAAGAAGCAGAGCAACCCCTGGAAGAAACACGCCAACATTCCtctgtga
- the msl2a gene encoding E3 ubiquitin-protein ligase MSL2a gives MNPVNATALYVSASRAVLQCDPRKPHTFADLYTLLPFFRQSLACLVCGKLLQDPISPTHAECQHFVCLGCKGQKMQLRTPCSRCKDYSSFEENKQLSLLVQCYRKLCLYVTHSPMLQSISTHLGGSPEVMALLEEVLMSHEEEMETDDPSLAQEDVNPSAPESLTPTEAPPAPAELSAVPQSSSSDPPRSNGPKECNGEVLEDLDPSSPELEVCELVEEQPQAGLSFSNTGCGGLELSLTTGPLAPTPGTVCSLRDGESSSRELEEGEVLLLSVEEVLQTLDPLQPGRDSPHSQPERMHTHTRISTDRAHAQMYIQLDAAHNYTQIQADRTNNTGSHGAHIHPSSFVPPQTSKPPPVRLKRKRSRSESDREKVKPLPIASILQSPSSHSHTPVPSQTLYMQPPTPSLTVPAHTYSSLPNGGPPKPSRPAPNNNKGARKHVEAGPKKPHAKARSGGSKTKDGNKEQRLMSGCLVPPAPARPPYKKPVEKKGCKCGRATQNPSVLTCRGQRCPCYSNRKACLDCICRGCQNSYMANGEKKLEAFAVPEKALEQTRLTLGINLTSITAAAALRNPATTSIRTNTLLNVATATGTPVTTAFLSPSPPQEPNYEDSLELLIG, from the exons ATGAACCCCGTTAATGCAACCGCTCTGTACGTGTCCGCCAGCCGGGCCGTGCTGCAGTGTGACCCGCGAAAGCCTCACACCTTCGCGGATTTGTACACGCTACTCCCCTTCTTCCGACAGTCCCTCGCATGCCTTGTCTGTG gtaaATTGCTCCAGGATCCCATTTCCCCAACACATGCAGAGTGTCAGCATTTTGTCTGTTTGGGCTGTAAAGGCCAGAAAATGCAGTTAAGGACGCCGTGCAGCCGCTGTAAAGACTATTCCAGCTTTGAGGAGAACAAACAGCTCTCTTTGCTGGTGCAATGCTACAGGAAGCTATGCCTCTATGTAACTCATTCGCCAATGCTGCAGTCAATCAGCACCCATCTGGGAGGGTCTCCAGAGGTTATGGCCTTGCTGGAGGAGGTGCTAATGTCACACGAGGAGGAAATGGAGACAGATGACCCGAGCCTAGCACAGGAAGATGTGAATCCATCGGCCCCTGAGTCCCTTACCCCCACAGAGGCACCACCTGCTCCTGCAGAGCTCTCAGCTGTGCCCCAGAGCTCCTCCTCTGACCCTCCCCGTTCCAATGGACCAAAAGAATGCAATGGAGAGGTGCTGGAGGACCTGGATCCCTCTTCTCCTGAGCTTGAAGTATGCGAGCTGGTAGAGGAGCAGCCACAGGCAGGCCTGTCTTTTTCCAATACTGGTTGTGGTGGTCTGGAACTGAGTCTGACCACTGGACCTTTAGCCCCTACTCCAGGCACTGTGTGCTCACTCAGGGATGGGGAATCTAGCAGCAGGGagctggaggagggggaggtgttGCTCCTTAGTGTGGAGGAGGTGTTACAGACTTTGGATCCCCTTCAGCCCGGTCGAGATTCTCCTCATTCACAGCCAGAACgtatgcacactcacacacgcataTCAACGGACAGAGCACACGCTCAAATGTACATACAGCTAGATGCTGCTCACAACTACACACAGATTCAAGCAGACAGGACTAACAATACGGGGAGCCATGGTGCTCACATACACCCATCCTCTTTCGTTCCCCCTCAGACGTCCAAGCCCCCGCCAGTCCGCCTTAAACGCAAGCGTTCTCGTTCAGAGAGCGACAGGGAAAAGGTGAAACCCCTTCCCATTGCGTCAATCCTACAGAGCCCCtcctcacattcacacactccaGTCCCCTCTCAGACACTGTACATGCAGCCACCTACACCCTCCCTAACGGTACCAGCACACACATACTCGTCCCTTCCCAATGGTGGGCCCCCTAAACCCAGTCGCCCTGCGCCAAATAACAATAAAGGTGCCAGAAAGCATGTCGAGGCCGGCCCTAAAAAGCCCCATGCAAAGGCCCGCAGTGGAGGCTCCAAAACCAAGGACGGAAACAAAGAGCAGAGGTTGATGTCCGGCTGCCTTGTGCCCCCAGCGCCTGCAAGGCCTCCGTATAAGAAGCCAGTGGAGAAAAAGGGTTGTAAATGTGGCAGGGCTACCCAGAATCCATCTGTGCTGACCTGCAGGGGGCAACGTTGTCCATGCTACTCAAATCGCAAG GCATGCTTGGATTGTATCTGTCGAGGTTGCCAGAACTCCTACATGGCCAACGGGGAGAAGAAGCTCGAGGCCTTCGCCGTGCCAGAGAAAGCCTTGGAGCAGACGAGGCTCACGCTCGGCATCAACCTCACCAGCATCACTGCTGCAGCGGCACTCCGAAACCCGGCCACCACCAGCATCCGCACTAACACCCTCCTCAATGTCGCCACAGCAACGGGGACCCCTGTTACCACGGCCTTCCTATCCCCCAGCCCTCCGCAAGAGCCCAACTATGAGGACAGCCTGGAGCTGCTGATTGGATGA
- the pccb gene encoding propionyl-CoA carboxylase beta chain, mitochondrial isoform X1 translates to MAALSVARMSCGLLNGFRTSFRSLTPLKHGAVATAILHTSLHPDCRRYSVSHLSVKERIDKKRAAALVGGGQQRIDAQHKRGKLTARERVELLLDPESFVETDMFVEHRCSDFGMEQDRNKFPGDSVVTGHGRINGRLVYVFSQVQCLTILQLCYSVAKIYKLRITCVIFPSFCFSQDFTVFGGSLSGAHAQKICKIMDQAMTVGAPVIGLNDSGGARIQEGVESLAGYADIFLRNVLASGVVPQISLIMGPCAGGAVYSPALTDFTFMVKDTSYLFITGPDVVKSVTNEDVTQEELGGAKTHTTVSGVAHRAFEDDVEALLNMREFFNFLPLSNQDPAPIRECHDSSNRLVHSLDTIVPFETTKAYDMLDIIQAIVDESDFFEIMPNYAKNIVVGFARMNGRTVGIVGNQPKVASGCLDINSSVKGARFVRFCDAFNIPIITFVDVPGFLPGTAQEYGGIIRHGAKLLYAFAEATVPKITIITRKAYGGAYDVMSSKHLRGDMNYAWPTAEVAVMGAKGAVQIIFRGKENQAEAEAEYVEKFANPFPAAVRGFVDDIIEPATTRKKICRDLEVLASKKQSNPWKKHANIPL, encoded by the exons ATGGCGGCTCTCAGTGTGGCTCGAATGAGCTGCGGTCTGTTAAACGGGTTTAGGACATCTTTCAGGAGTTTGACTCCCCTTAAACATGGCGCAGTCGCTACTGCAATACTGCATACGAGCCTGCACCCGGACTGCCGGCGGTATTCTGTCAGCCACCTGTCCGTTAAGGAGAGGATTGACAAGAAACGCGCGGCGGCGCTGGTCGGGGGAGGTCAACAGAGAATAGACGCACAACACAAAAGG GGTAAGCTAACAGCCAGGGAGCGAGTGGAGCTTCTGCTGGACCCTGAGTCCTTTGTGGAGACGGACATGTTCGTGGAGCATCGCTGCTCTGACTTCGGCATGGAGCAGGATAGGAACAAG TTCCCCGGTGACAGCGTGGTGACGGGCCATGGCAGGATCAATGGCAGGCTGGTTTATGTATTCAGTCAGGTACAATGTTTAACTATACTGCAATTATGCTACAGTGTGGCAAAAATATATAAGCTTCGTATCACCTGTGTAATATTTCcgtctttctgtttctctcaggACTTCACAGTGTTTGGTGGCAGTTTGTCTGGAGCCCATGCACAGAAGATTTGTAAG ATTATGGACCAGGCCATGACAGTTGGAGCGCCGGTCATCGGGTTGAACGACTCTGGAGGAGCTCGGATCCAGGAAGGAGTGGAGTCTCTGGCCGGATATGCAGATATATTCCTG AGGAATGTGCTGGCTTCAGGAGTCGTGCCTCAGATCTCTCTCATCATGGGGCCCTGTGCAGGAGGAGCCGTCTACTCCCCCGCCCTGACAGACTTCACTTTCATGGTTAAG gaCACATCATACCTGTTCATCACTGGACCTGATGTAGTGAAATCTGTCACCAATGAAGACGTGACCCAAGAGGAGCTTGGAGGAGCCAAAACTCACACCACCGTGTCCG GAGTGGCTCACCGTGCTTTTGAGGATGACGTTGAAGCGTTGCTCAACATGCGAGAGTTCTTCAACTTCTTGCCGCTCAGCAATCAGGATCCCGCCCCCATCAGGGAGTGCCACGACAGCAG CAATCGTCTTGTACATTCGTTGGACACCATCGTCCCGTTTGAGACAACTAAAGCCTACGACATGTTGGACATCATTCAGGCg ATAGTGGATGAGAGCGACTTCTTTGAGATCATGCCCAACTACGCCAAGAACATCGTGGTGGGATTTGCCCGCATGAACGGACGCACTGTAGGCATTGTGGGTAACCAGCCTAAAGTAGCTTCTG GCTGTCTGGACATCAACTCCTCAGTGAAGGGAGCGCGCTTTGTACGCTTCTGTGACGCTTTCAATATTCCCATCATCACCTTTGTGGATGTGCCGGGCTTCCTGCCAG GAACCGCTCAGGAGTACGGAGGCATCATCAGACACGGAGCCAAACTGCTGTACGCCTTTGCTGAGGCCACCGTCCCCAAAATAACCATCATCACCAGAAAG GCTTACGGAGGAGCCTATGACGTGATGAGCTCCAAACACTTGAGAGGAGACATGAACTACGCCTGGCCCACAGCTGAGGTCGCTGTCATGGGTGCCAAG ggtGCTGTCCAGATTATCTTCAGAGGAAAGGAGAACCAGGCGGAGGCAGAGGCTGAATACGTGGAGAAGTTCGCCAACCCtttcccagctgcagtccgAG GTTTCGTGGATGACATAATTGAGCCGGCGACAACTCGCAAGAAGATCTGCAGAGATCTGGAGGTGCTGGCCAGCAAGAAGCAGAGCAACCCCTGGAAGAAACACGCCAACATTCCtctgtga